The following coding sequences lie in one Coriobacteriia bacterium genomic window:
- the serS gene encoding serine--tRNA ligase, with protein sequence MLDARFVRENIDAVRQAMADRGSSWDFDGFSAHDEERRELIGKVEARQARRNEASKQVGELMKQGRRDDADALKDEVRAINDELTSLEALLAQVEADVRDLLMTIPNIAHESVPVGADETANVEVRRWGTPREFDFEPKAHWDLGPELGIIDFERAVKLAKSRFVLMGGLGARLERAVINFMLDTHTARGYKEWWPPVLANAETLTGTGQLPKFEEDLFKTSGEGTPLYLVPTAEVVLTNIHRDEVLEAADLPLHYTAYTPCFREEAGSAGRDTRGMIRVHQFDKVELVKFAKPEESMDELEGMVTDACNILELLELPYRVITLCTGDMGFGAAKTYDIEVWLPSYGAYKEISSCSNCWDFQARRASIKYRDPGVFKGSRLVHTLNGSGLAVGRTVAAILENLQQADGSVVVPEVLRGYMGTDAIRK encoded by the coding sequence ATGCTCGACGCACGCTTCGTCCGCGAGAACATCGACGCCGTGAGGCAGGCGATGGCCGACCGCGGGTCCTCGTGGGACTTCGACGGGTTCTCCGCGCACGACGAGGAGCGTCGCGAGCTCATCGGGAAGGTCGAGGCGCGGCAGGCGAGGCGCAACGAGGCGTCGAAACAGGTCGGCGAGCTCATGAAGCAGGGCCGTCGCGACGACGCCGACGCGCTCAAGGACGAGGTCCGCGCGATAAACGACGAGCTCACTTCTCTGGAGGCGCTTCTGGCGCAGGTCGAGGCGGACGTGCGCGACCTGCTGATGACGATCCCGAACATCGCGCACGAGAGCGTGCCGGTCGGCGCCGACGAGACCGCCAACGTCGAGGTGCGCCGCTGGGGCACGCCGCGAGAGTTCGATTTCGAGCCGAAGGCGCACTGGGACCTCGGCCCCGAACTCGGCATCATCGACTTCGAGCGCGCGGTGAAGCTCGCGAAGAGCCGCTTCGTGCTCATGGGCGGGCTCGGAGCCCGGCTCGAGCGCGCCGTGATCAACTTCATGCTCGACACGCACACGGCCCGTGGCTACAAGGAGTGGTGGCCGCCGGTGCTCGCAAACGCCGAGACGCTGACCGGTACGGGGCAGCTCCCGAAGTTCGAGGAGGACCTCTTCAAGACGTCCGGCGAGGGCACGCCGCTGTACCTCGTGCCGACCGCCGAGGTCGTGCTCACGAACATCCACCGCGACGAGGTCCTCGAGGCCGCCGACCTGCCGCTGCACTACACCGCGTACACGCCGTGCTTTCGCGAGGAGGCGGGCAGCGCCGGGCGCGACACGCGCGGAATGATCCGCGTCCACCAGTTCGACAAGGTGGAGCTGGTGAAGTTCGCGAAGCCCGAGGAGTCGATGGATGAGCTCGAGGGCATGGTGACCGACGCGTGCAACATCCTCGAGCTGCTCGAGCTGCCGTACCGCGTGATCACGCTGTGCACCGGCGACATGGGCTTCGGAGCGGCGAAGACGTACGACATCGAGGTCTGGCTGCCGTCGTACGGCGCATACAAGGAGATCTCGAGCTGCTCGAACTGTTGGGACTTCCAGGCGCGCCGCGCGTCGATCAAGTACCGCGACCCCGGCGTGTTCAAGGGCTCGCGCCTCGTGCACACACTCAACGGCAGCGGACTCGCCGTCGGGCGCACCGTCGCTGCTATCCTCGAGAACCTCCAGCAGGCCGACGGCTCCGTCGTCGTGCCCGAGGTGCTGCGCGGCTACATGGGAACGGACGCGATCCGCAAGTGA
- a CDS encoding type II toxin-antitoxin system VapC family toxin codes for MSARRVLDASVAVAVNVPEAASEACMTLIDETRERLVPDIFFAEYGNAVWKRRMRGDITAEQASIAMEWLGDLDVETVPCRDHIAEAVELAIAMGQPVYDCLYLVLASLYDAELVTLDTNLAAAARLAGVGVTVPLSGSFRAP; via the coding sequence GTGAGCGCGCGGAGGGTGCTCGACGCGAGCGTCGCGGTCGCCGTCAACGTGCCTGAGGCCGCAAGCGAAGCATGCATGACCCTGATCGACGAGACGCGCGAGCGCCTCGTCCCCGACATCTTCTTCGCCGAGTACGGGAACGCCGTGTGGAAGCGCCGGATGCGCGGCGACATCACCGCGGAACAGGCGTCGATCGCGATGGAGTGGCTCGGAGACCTCGATGTCGAGACCGTGCCTTGCCGAGATCACATCGCCGAAGCCGTGGAACTCGCCATCGCCATGGGGCAGCCGGTCTACGATTGCCTCTACCTAGTGCTCGCGAGCCTCTACGACGCGGAACTCGTCACGCTGGACACGAACCTCGCCGCCGCCGCGCGGCTGGCCGGCGTCGGCGTCACCGTCCCGCTTTCGGGTAGCTTCCGAGCACCTTGA
- the pheA gene encoding prephenate dehydratase, with translation MRYAFLGPSGTFSEEALFSMDLPEVEPVECANIPDVFVTVEGGSAEAGIVPIENSIEGSVNATLDALAFDSDLHIQQEVVLDVHHALIAGPATGIRDVKAVVSHPQATAQCRRWLADHLPGRAIEAANSTAEAVLRAVEEPGLGAIGTELAAKLHGGAVLKRDIEDYRGNQTRFVVVGRGIRPRTGRDKTSLALFLRQDKPGALLMILSEFAYGQINLTKIQSRPTKKGLGEYMFFVDLEGHLEDERVALALECLRLKLREVKVLGSYPKAGR, from the coding sequence GTGAGGTACGCCTTCCTGGGACCGTCCGGCACGTTCAGCGAGGAGGCCCTCTTCTCGATGGACCTGCCCGAAGTCGAACCGGTCGAGTGCGCCAACATCCCCGACGTCTTCGTCACGGTCGAGGGAGGCTCCGCCGAGGCGGGCATCGTGCCGATCGAGAACTCCATCGAGGGCAGCGTGAACGCCACCCTCGACGCGCTCGCCTTCGACTCCGACCTGCACATCCAGCAGGAGGTCGTGCTCGACGTCCATCACGCGCTCATCGCTGGGCCCGCGACGGGCATCCGCGATGTGAAGGCGGTCGTGAGCCATCCGCAGGCGACGGCGCAGTGCCGCCGGTGGCTCGCCGACCATCTGCCGGGTCGTGCGATAGAAGCGGCGAACTCCACCGCCGAGGCGGTGCTCAGGGCGGTCGAGGAGCCCGGCTTGGGGGCGATCGGCACCGAACTCGCGGCGAAGCTGCACGGCGGAGCGGTGCTCAAGCGCGACATCGAGGACTACCGCGGGAACCAGACGCGGTTCGTCGTCGTGGGACGCGGCATCCGGCCGCGCACGGGTCGCGACAAGACGTCGCTCGCGCTGTTCCTGCGCCAGGACAAGCCCGGGGCGCTGCTGATGATCCTCTCCGAGTTCGCTTACGGGCAGATCAACCTCACGAAGATCCAGTCGAGACCGACGAAGAAGGGGTTGGGCGAGTACATGTTCTTCGTCGACCTCGAGGGACATCTCGAGGACGAGCGCGTCGCGCTCGCGCTCGAGTGCCTGCGCCTGAAGCTGCGCGAGGTCAAGGTGCTCGGAAGCTACCCGAAAGCGGGACGGTGA
- a CDS encoding GGDEF domain-containing protein: MPDAAEHTHAEPPPVAAGRVSPALTVSERAYFVGRVAIVVTLVSMFVPGIIDFPGWLEGQLFAGGLGLFAITTAVGLCVVFASSMRLASVMMVVLPFDLVTLGVLTWATYEHGDPMYPVVLALPLVYAWVLRTRSAWTISGVVAVTYLFALLLAHAAGSTLDDVLFVALKGVSILAFGLVVAVGVERQDLRRRELEESSRHIAGLNERLNRRLAELHAVSEITEVIHSTLDFESVGPLVLDILQKVIDMPACALFVIDKQKGLTLFSASQGVQTAEVPASGLGVEPYLDLAAMEAESSGGHFSCASLLEHNQMMVVFCAESERIDGMTDEDRLVLQAVASELAVAVENSQLYKLTKRLSITDELTGLYNYRFLQQRLDQEVERTRRYGKDLSFLMIDVDDFKAYNDTFGHVAGDKALEELGEVLRTSVREVDIVARYGGEEFSVLLPETDASGAFVVAEKVREAVEQHGFVDVDGARTVRLTISVGLASYPVHGEDRESLLREADEALYQAKTTGKDRVRSPRVAAAVSHDDEEETT; encoded by the coding sequence ATGCCAGACGCTGCAGAGCATACTCACGCCGAGCCGCCGCCCGTCGCTGCCGGCAGGGTCTCCCCGGCGCTGACGGTGAGCGAGCGCGCCTACTTCGTCGGGCGTGTCGCCATCGTGGTGACGCTCGTGTCGATGTTCGTCCCCGGCATCATCGACTTCCCCGGCTGGCTCGAAGGGCAGCTGTTCGCGGGCGGTCTTGGGCTCTTCGCGATCACCACCGCCGTCGGGCTCTGCGTGGTCTTCGCGTCCTCGATGCGGCTCGCCAGCGTGATGATGGTCGTCCTTCCGTTCGACCTGGTGACGCTTGGCGTGCTGACGTGGGCGACGTACGAGCACGGCGACCCAATGTACCCTGTGGTGCTCGCCCTCCCGCTCGTCTATGCCTGGGTGCTGCGCACCCGTTCGGCGTGGACCATCTCCGGCGTAGTGGCCGTCACCTACCTCTTTGCGCTCCTGCTGGCGCATGCGGCAGGAAGCACCCTCGACGACGTGCTCTTCGTGGCGCTCAAGGGAGTGTCGATCCTCGCTTTCGGACTCGTCGTCGCGGTGGGCGTCGAGCGGCAGGACCTGCGCCGGCGCGAACTGGAGGAGAGCAGCCGCCACATCGCCGGGCTCAACGAGCGGCTCAACCGTCGCCTCGCCGAGCTGCACGCCGTCTCCGAGATCACCGAGGTCATCCACTCCACGCTCGACTTCGAGAGCGTCGGTCCGCTCGTTCTCGACATCCTCCAGAAGGTCATCGACATGCCGGCGTGCGCGCTGTTCGTCATCGACAAGCAGAAGGGGCTGACCCTGTTCAGTGCGAGCCAGGGCGTGCAGACGGCCGAGGTGCCGGCGTCCGGTCTCGGCGTCGAGCCCTATCTCGACCTCGCCGCGATGGAAGCGGAGTCGTCCGGTGGCCACTTCTCGTGCGCGTCGTTGCTCGAGCACAACCAGATGATGGTCGTCTTCTGCGCCGAGTCCGAGCGTATCGACGGCATGACCGACGAGGACCGCCTCGTCCTCCAGGCCGTCGCGAGCGAACTCGCCGTGGCGGTCGAGAACTCGCAGCTGTACAAGCTCACGAAGCGGCTCTCCATCACGGACGAACTGACGGGACTCTACAACTACCGTTTCCTGCAGCAGCGTCTCGACCAGGAGGTCGAGCGGACCCGCCGCTACGGGAAAGACCTGTCGTTCCTCATGATCGACGTCGACGACTTCAAGGCCTACAACGACACGTTCGGTCATGTCGCGGGGGACAAGGCGCTCGAGGAGCTCGGCGAGGTGCTGCGTACGAGCGTGCGCGAGGTCGACATCGTCGCGCGTTACGGCGGCGAGGAGTTCTCGGTGCTGCTGCCGGAGACCGACGCCTCAGGCGCCTTCGTCGTTGCGGAGAAGGTCCGCGAGGCGGTCGAGCAGCATGGCTTCGTCGATGTGGACGGCGCGCGCACCGTGCGGCTCACGATCAGCGTCGGTCTCGCCTCGTATCCCGTCCACGGCGAGGACCGCGAGTCGCTGCTGCGGGAGGCCGACGAGGCGCTCTACCAGGCGAAGACGACCGGCAAGGACCGGGTGCGCTCGCCGCGTGTGGCCGCTGCCGTCTCCCACGACGACGAGGAGGAGACGACGTGA